One Pseudorhodoplanes sinuspersici DNA segment encodes these proteins:
- a CDS encoding acyl-CoA dehydrogenase family protein, whose translation MNVMNVDKIDTDAPLFAPDAFRLTDAQAELLAKARRFGKRVLAPRAAKHDREATFPIENFRDMHPEGLLGICIPKEYGGLGADYQTYSLAASELGRYCGATALSWNMHVCSTLWSGPISDEMDMPADERATHLKRREVHYRRILDDGAVYAQPFSEGGAAAAGAVAFGTEARPVDGGYIVNGKKIFASLSGSADYYGALCTRRAEGEEAMRRNTLYLAIPANAEGVSVTGEWDPLGMRGTVSRTLIFKDVFVPDDAALMPPGVYYQAVLRWPHMFLTLTPTYMGLAQAAYDFTVSYLRGELPGMPPVKRRMFPTKQLAVAEMKLMLEQTKAIWFQVISEARPNPSKDSVMRAYAAQYTVMENANAIAVKAIRTCGGQAMLKSLPLERIYRDSRCGSLMLPWTAEICMDRLGKETLYEPGEKDE comes from the coding sequence ATGAATGTGATGAACGTCGACAAGATCGACACCGATGCGCCGCTTTTCGCGCCAGACGCATTCAGGCTGACAGATGCGCAGGCCGAGTTGCTTGCGAAGGCCCGCCGCTTCGGCAAGCGGGTCCTGGCACCCCGCGCCGCCAAGCATGATCGTGAAGCGACTTTCCCGATCGAGAATTTCCGCGACATGCATCCGGAAGGTCTGCTCGGCATCTGCATTCCGAAGGAGTATGGCGGCCTCGGTGCCGACTATCAGACCTACAGCCTCGCTGCTTCCGAACTCGGCCGCTATTGCGGCGCCACCGCCCTGTCCTGGAACATGCATGTCTGCTCGACACTATGGTCGGGTCCGATTTCCGACGAGATGGACATGCCGGCCGATGAGCGCGCGACGCATCTGAAGCGCCGCGAAGTGCATTACCGGCGCATTCTCGATGATGGCGCAGTCTATGCCCAGCCCTTCTCCGAAGGCGGCGCTGCCGCCGCCGGCGCCGTTGCCTTCGGCACCGAAGCGCGGCCCGTGGACGGCGGCTATATCGTCAACGGCAAAAAGATTTTCGCCTCGCTCTCCGGCTCGGCCGATTATTACGGCGCGCTCTGCACGCGCCGGGCCGAAGGCGAAGAAGCGATGCGTCGCAACACGCTCTATCTCGCCATTCCGGCCAATGCCGAAGGCGTCAGCGTCACCGGCGAATGGGATCCGCTCGGCATGCGCGGCACCGTCTCGCGCACGCTGATCTTCAAGGACGTGTTCGTCCCGGACGATGCGGCCCTGATGCCGCCCGGCGTCTATTACCAGGCCGTGCTGCGTTGGCCGCATATGTTCCTCACGCTGACACCGACTTACATGGGCCTCGCGCAAGCAGCTTACGACTTCACCGTCTCGTATCTGCGCGGCGAATTGCCCGGCATGCCACCGGTGAAACGGCGCATGTTCCCGACCAAGCAATTGGCTGTCGCGGAAATGAAGCTGATGCTGGAGCAGACCAAGGCGATCTGGTTCCAGGTGATTAGCGAAGCGCGTCCCAATCCATCGAAGGATTCCGTCATGCGCGCCTATGCGGCGCAATACACGGTGATGGAAAACGCCAACGCCATTGCGGTGAAGGCGATCCGCACGTGCGGCGGACAGGCGATGCTGAAGAGCCTGCCGCTCGAGCGCATCTATCGCGACAGCCGCTGCGGCTCGCTGATGCTGCCATGGACCGCTGAAATCTGCATGGACCGGCTCGGCAAGGAAACGCTGTATGAGCCCGGCGAGAAGGATGAGTGA
- a CDS encoding class I adenylate-forming enzyme family protein, which translates to MDLSDLIDRNAAFTPDKPAIHFEGRTLSHAMLADRIAQTARGLKSELGVGRGDRVAILAANHADYLVLLYACARLGAMLVTLNWRLAVPEQLYILSDSGAKVLVVDREYSAVVAQLATALPDIKVVGLDFTPDRAVSFDGLLAAGTGDGRNPHTDTSNPLLLVYTSGTTGRPKGAVLRQDALIWNAAMSHHLHDMRSDDHILTVLPMFHVGGLNIQTTPALQLGATVTVHQRFAPDTMLKSIAEDRPTLVLMVPAVMQAVLTHPQWDNTDTSSLRAISTGSAIVPVPLIEGFERRGLPVLQVYGSTETGPVSIYTRLGGDLSRKTSTGLPGLYCEAKIVDDDSREVPHGTAGEVVIRGPNVLYEYWGNAEATAEALRDGWYHTGDIGTRDTDGYFYIHDRKKNMIISGGENIYPAEVERVLHDHPCVAEAAVIGKADPKWQEVPVAYIVCHKDKSIGAEELRVFVGEHLARFKIPREFVFVDSLPRTALGKVQHFMLREQSGD; encoded by the coding sequence ATGGACCTCTCCGATCTCATCGACCGCAATGCGGCGTTCACGCCGGACAAGCCCGCGATTCACTTCGAGGGCCGCACGCTCAGTCACGCGATGTTGGCTGATCGCATCGCACAGACGGCGCGCGGACTGAAATCCGAACTCGGCGTCGGCCGCGGCGATCGCGTCGCGATCCTTGCTGCAAACCACGCCGACTATCTCGTGCTGCTGTATGCCTGTGCGCGCCTCGGCGCGATGCTGGTGACGCTGAACTGGCGGCTCGCGGTCCCCGAACAGCTTTATATTCTTTCGGATTCCGGCGCGAAGGTGCTGGTGGTCGACAGGGAATATTCCGCCGTCGTCGCGCAGCTTGCCACCGCCCTGCCCGACATCAAGGTGGTCGGCCTCGACTTCACACCCGATCGCGCGGTGTCGTTTGACGGCCTGCTTGCAGCCGGTACTGGCGACGGACGCAACCCGCACACCGACACCTCGAACCCGCTATTATTGGTGTATACGTCCGGCACAACAGGGCGGCCGAAAGGCGCCGTGCTGCGGCAGGACGCGCTGATCTGGAATGCCGCGATGAGTCATCATCTGCATGATATGCGGTCGGACGATCATATTCTAACAGTGCTGCCAATGTTTCATGTCGGCGGTCTCAACATTCAAACCACACCCGCCTTGCAACTTGGCGCGACGGTCACGGTCCATCAGCGCTTCGCGCCGGACACGATGCTGAAATCCATTGCCGAAGATCGACCAACACTCGTACTGATGGTGCCGGCGGTGATGCAAGCGGTGCTGACGCATCCGCAATGGGATAATACCGACACATCGTCGCTCCGTGCAATCTCGACCGGCTCCGCGATCGTGCCGGTGCCCTTGATCGAAGGCTTCGAGCGGCGCGGACTGCCGGTATTGCAGGTCTATGGTTCGACCGAAACCGGCCCGGTGTCGATTTACACACGGCTTGGCGGCGACCTCAGCCGCAAGACGTCCACGGGTCTGCCAGGCCTCTATTGCGAAGCCAAAATCGTCGATGATGATAGCCGCGAAGTGCCACATGGCACGGCCGGCGAAGTCGTTATCCGTGGCCCGAACGTGCTTTATGAATATTGGGGCAATGCGGAGGCCACAGCCGAAGCCTTGCGCGATGGCTGGTATCACACCGGCGACATCGGCACGCGCGATACCGACGGCTATTTCTATATTCACGACCGCAAGAAGAACATGATCATCTCGGGCGGCGAGAATATCTATCCCGCCGAGGTCGAGCGCGTTTTGCACGATCACCCTTGCGTCGCCGAAGCCGCCGTGATCGGCAAGGCAGATCCGAAATGGCAGGAAGTGCCGGTGGCTTATATCGTCTGCCACAAGGACAAAAGCATTGGCGCCGAGGAACTGCGCGTCTTTGTCGGCGAACACCTCGCCCGCTTCAAGATCCCGCGTGAATTCGTCTTTGTCGATAGCCTGCCGCGCACTGCGCTTGGCAAAGTGCAACACTTCATGTTGCGGGAGCAAAGCGGCGACTAG
- a CDS encoding NAD/NADP-dependent octopine/nopaline dehydrogenase family protein codes for MRIAVLGGGNGSFAAAADMALAGHDTRLWRRDKQAVAEHNAAGKKILVKDFQGQREAVLSLVTNDIAEAVRDAELILCPAPAHAQADIAKTLAPHITDGQVIYLPPGTFGTMLFAQAMQAAGNKAKAAFAETGTLPWLTRKHGPFEVAVTVRAKRLPTGVFPLTLKDHALAVIDKAFPGVIEDCGDALSGALMNAGGIIHPPLITMNAGPLEHFDRWDIHKEGTQPSIRRVTDALDNERIAVREALGYGAPHFPLADHYAKEGDEWMYGRGSHDKLTDSGDWREHIVLTQHRYMLEDLRMGLSFLTSTGELTGVPTPLARGFLAIGGAIVGEDFMQTGRTLKTMGLSHLDKAGLQQLLRDGF; via the coding sequence ATGCGTATTGCAGTTTTAGGCGGAGGCAACGGTTCATTCGCCGCAGCAGCCGATATGGCGCTGGCGGGACATGACACGCGGCTATGGCGGCGCGACAAACAGGCCGTCGCCGAGCACAACGCCGCCGGCAAAAAGATTCTGGTGAAGGACTTTCAGGGACAGCGCGAGGCGGTGCTGTCGCTGGTCACCAACGACATCGCCGAGGCTGTGCGTGACGCCGAATTGATCCTGTGCCCCGCGCCTGCCCATGCGCAGGCCGATATCGCCAAAACGCTGGCGCCGCATATCACCGACGGACAGGTGATCTATCTGCCGCCCGGCACCTTCGGCACCATGCTGTTCGCGCAGGCGATGCAAGCGGCCGGCAACAAGGCCAAGGCGGCCTTTGCCGAGACCGGCACCCTGCCCTGGCTGACGCGCAAGCACGGGCCGTTCGAAGTCGCCGTCACCGTGCGCGCCAAGCGGCTGCCGACCGGCGTGTTTCCGCTGACCCTCAAGGACCACGCACTGGCGGTGATCGACAAGGCGTTTCCCGGCGTGATCGAGGATTGCGGCGACGCGCTGTCCGGCGCGCTGATGAATGCCGGCGGCATCATCCATCCGCCGCTAATTACGATGAATGCCGGACCGCTGGAGCATTTCGATCGCTGGGACATTCATAAAGAGGGCACGCAGCCGTCGATCCGCCGCGTGACGGACGCACTCGACAATGAACGCATCGCCGTGCGCGAGGCGCTCGGCTACGGCGCGCCGCATTTCCCGCTCGCCGACCACTACGCCAAGGAAGGCGACGAGTGGATGTATGGCCGCGGCTCGCATGACAAGCTGACCGATTCCGGCGACTGGCGTGAGCACATCGTGCTGACGCAGCATCGCTACATGCTGGAAGACCTGCGGATGGGATTGTCGTTCCTCACATCGACCGGCGAACTCACTGGCGTCCCGACGCCGCTGGCGCGTGGCTTCCTTGCCATCGGCGGCGCCATTGTCGGCGAGGACTTCATGCAGACCGGGCGCACGCTGAAGACGATGGGGCTGTCGCATCTCGATAAAGCCGGCTTGCAGCAATTGCTGCGGGATGGGTTTTGA
- a CDS encoding 3-hydroxybutyryl-CoA dehydrogenase: MTKEPIACLGAGRMGRGIAVVFAYAGHDVKVVDFKARSEDDFKKLEADALGEIRSVLASLATFGMFDATQIDTILSRVSIVREQDAKDAFSSAAVIFEGVPEVLDLKREALARASELAGPTPIIASTTSTILVDDISSAVAHPERFLNAHWLNPAYLVPLVEMSPGKDTDPAVTERLKTLLENIGKVPVVCAARPGYIVPRIQALAMNEAARMVEEGVASAEDLDKAIKYGFGFRFAVLGMLEFIDWGGGDILFYASRYLTKALDNPRYASPDIIERNMAEGHIGLKTKRGFLDYEGMDVDAYRTERLKAFVAMLHHFNLVKPPVV; this comes from the coding sequence ATGACCAAAGAACCAATCGCCTGCCTCGGCGCCGGACGCATGGGCCGCGGCATCGCCGTGGTGTTCGCCTATGCCGGCCACGACGTGAAAGTGGTGGACTTCAAGGCGCGCAGCGAGGACGACTTCAAGAAGCTCGAAGCTGATGCCTTGGGCGAAATCCGTAGTGTGTTGGCAAGCCTCGCAACCTTCGGCATGTTCGACGCCACGCAGATCGACACCATTCTCTCACGTGTCAGCATCGTGCGCGAACAGGATGCGAAAGACGCTTTCTCGTCGGCCGCGGTGATCTTCGAGGGCGTGCCGGAAGTGCTCGACCTCAAGCGCGAGGCGCTGGCGCGCGCCTCCGAACTCGCAGGCCCCACGCCGATCATCGCATCGACCACATCGACCATTCTGGTCGACGACATCTCCAGCGCCGTTGCGCACCCCGAGCGTTTCCTCAATGCGCACTGGCTGAACCCGGCCTATCTCGTGCCGCTGGTCGAAATGTCGCCCGGCAAGGATACTGATCCAGCCGTGACGGAGCGTCTCAAGACGCTCCTGGAAAACATCGGCAAGGTGCCGGTCGTCTGCGCCGCCAGGCCCGGCTATATCGTGCCGCGCATCCAGGCGCTCGCCATGAACGAAGCCGCGCGCATGGTGGAAGAAGGCGTCGCCTCGGCCGAAGACCTCGACAAGGCGATCAAATACGGCTTCGGCTTTCGCTTCGCCGTGCTGGGCATGCTGGAATTCATCGACTGGGGCGGCGGCGACATCCTGTTCTATGCCAGCCGCTATCTGACCAAAGCACTCGACAATCCACGCTATGCATCACCGGACATCATCGAGCGCAACATGGCTGAAGGCCATATCGGCCTGAAGACCAAGCGCGGCTTTCTCGATTACGAGGGCATGGATGTGGATGCCTATCGCACTGAGCGACTGAAAGCGTTCGTGGCGATGCTGCATCATTTCAATCTGGTGAAGCCGCCTGTCGTTTAG
- the lon gene encoding endopeptidase La — translation MRSLEQPAGNEPEKTPSSTATLPPLPADAMIIVPVRNFVLFPGTVMPISLGRQRSIAAAQQAVREQRQVGILMQREAGENEPLPIDMHRMGTVANVVRYLTAPDGTQHLVCQGEQRFQVLEFLDGWPFFVARVLRLPDVEGQSPDLEARLVHLRGQAIEALELLPQAPREMIAAIGSIETPGALADFTASYMDIKPEEKQEVLETVDVVARTDKVSRLLAQRIEVLRLSAEIGKQTKAALDERQREVLLREQMAAIQKQLGEGDEGKAAELAEVEQAIAKAGMPKDVEDQARKELRRLQRMPDSAAEYGMVRTYLDWLIELPWSLPEETPIDMAEARKILDEDHYGLDKIKRRIVEYLAVRKLAPQGKAPILCFVGPPGVGKTSLGRSIARAMNRKFTRVSLGGVHDEAEIRGHRRTYIGALPGNIIQGIRKAGSRNCVMMLDEIDKLGAGIQGDPGAALLEVLDPEQNNTFRDNYLGVPFDLSRVVFIATANMLDTIPGPLRDRMEIISLAGYTASEKLQIAERYLVRRQMEANGIKDGQVEITEAALREIIQNYTREAGVRNLEREIGKALRNAAVRIAEGAEGPITIDKSDLADILGAPRFENEVAMRTSIPGVATGLAWTPVGGDILFIEATRVPGNGKLILTGQLGEVMRESAQAALSIVKNRAVSLGIDPSLFDKHDIHVHVPAGATPKDGPSAGVAMFMALTSLMTDRTIRSDTAMTGEISLRGLVLPVGGIKEKVVAAALSGLKRVMLPARNKRDYDDIPEEARNQLEFIWLERVEEAVEAALDPASQAAS, via the coding sequence ATGCGTTCGTTGGAGCAACCCGCCGGGAACGAGCCGGAGAAGACGCCGTCGTCCACGGCAACGCTGCCGCCGCTGCCGGCGGATGCGATGATTATCGTTCCGGTCCGCAACTTCGTACTCTTCCCCGGCACGGTGATGCCGATCTCGCTTGGCCGCCAGCGCTCGATCGCGGCCGCCCAGCAGGCCGTGCGCGAACAGCGTCAGGTCGGCATCCTGATGCAGCGCGAGGCCGGCGAAAACGAACCGCTGCCGATCGACATGCATCGGATGGGCACGGTCGCCAATGTCGTGCGCTATCTGACGGCACCGGACGGCACGCAGCATCTGGTCTGCCAGGGCGAGCAGCGTTTTCAGGTGCTCGAATTCCTCGACGGGTGGCCGTTCTTCGTCGCGCGGGTGTTGCGCCTTCCTGACGTCGAAGGCCAATCGCCCGATCTCGAGGCGAGGCTGGTGCATCTGCGCGGGCAGGCGATCGAAGCACTGGAATTGCTGCCGCAGGCGCCGCGCGAAATGATCGCCGCGATCGGCAGCATTGAAACGCCTGGCGCTCTTGCCGACTTCACCGCCTCCTACATGGATATCAAGCCGGAGGAGAAGCAGGAGGTCCTGGAGACGGTCGACGTCGTCGCGCGGACGGACAAGGTCTCGCGCCTCCTGGCGCAACGCATCGAAGTGCTGCGACTGTCGGCTGAGATCGGCAAGCAGACCAAGGCGGCGCTCGACGAGCGTCAGCGCGAGGTGTTGCTGCGCGAACAGATGGCCGCGATCCAGAAGCAACTCGGTGAAGGCGATGAAGGCAAGGCCGCCGAACTGGCCGAGGTCGAGCAGGCGATCGCCAAGGCCGGCATGCCGAAGGATGTGGAGGATCAGGCGCGGAAGGAATTGCGCCGCCTGCAGCGGATGCCGGACAGCGCCGCCGAATACGGCATGGTGCGCACCTATCTCGACTGGCTGATCGAATTGCCATGGTCGCTGCCGGAAGAAACACCGATCGACATGGCCGAAGCGCGCAAGATCCTCGATGAAGACCATTATGGTCTCGACAAGATCAAGCGGCGGATCGTCGAATATCTCGCCGTGCGCAAGCTCGCGCCGCAGGGCAAGGCGCCGATTCTGTGCTTCGTCGGCCCGCCCGGTGTCGGCAAGACCTCGCTCGGCCGGTCGATCGCGCGCGCGATGAACCGCAAATTCACACGCGTCAGCCTGGGCGGCGTGCATGACGAAGCGGAAATCCGTGGCCATCGGCGCACTTATATCGGCGCGTTGCCGGGCAACATTATCCAGGGCATCCGCAAAGCGGGGTCGCGCAATTGCGTGATGATGCTCGACGAGATCGACAAGCTCGGCGCCGGTATCCAGGGCGACCCGGGCGCGGCATTACTGGAAGTGCTTGATCCCGAGCAGAACAACACATTCCGCGACAATTATCTCGGCGTACCGTTCGATCTGAGCCGGGTGGTGTTCATCGCCACCGCCAATATGCTCGACACCATTCCCGGGCCGCTGCGCGACCGCATGGAAATCATCAGCCTGGCCGGCTATACCGCCTCGGAAAAGCTGCAGATTGCCGAGCGCTATCTCGTTCGCCGTCAGATGGAGGCCAATGGCATCAAGGACGGTCAGGTCGAGATCACTGAAGCGGCGTTGCGCGAGATCATTCAGAACTACACGCGCGAGGCGGGCGTGCGGAACCTCGAGCGCGAGATCGGCAAGGCGCTGCGCAACGCCGCCGTCCGCATCGCTGAAGGCGCGGAGGGTCCGATCACGATCGACAAGAGCGATCTGGCCGATATTCTCGGGGCGCCGCGGTTCGAAAACGAAGTCGCGATGCGCACCAGCATCCCGGGTGTGGCGACGGGCCTTGCCTGGACGCCGGTCGGCGGCGATATCCTGTTCATCGAAGCGACCCGCGTGCCGGGCAACGGCAAGTTGATCCTGACCGGGCAACTCGGAGAGGTGATGCGCGAGAGTGCGCAGGCGGCGCTGAGCATTGTCAAGAATCGTGCTGTGTCTCTTGGCATCGATCCGTCACTCTTCGACAAGCACGACATCCACGTTCACGTGCCGGCGGGTGCGACGCCGAAGGACGGACCGAGTGCCGGTGTCGCCATGTTCATGGCGCTGACATCGCTGATGACCGATCGCACCATCCGCAGCGATACCGCCATGACCGGCGAAATCAGTTTGCGCGGGCTGGTGCTGCCGGTCGGCGGCATCAAGGAGAAAGTCGTGGCGGCGGCGTTGTCGGGCCTCAAGCGGGTCATGCTGCCGGCCCGCAACAAGCGCGATTACGACGATATTCCCGAAGAAGCGCGCAACCAGCTCGAGTTCATCTGGCTGGAGCGGGTGGAAGAGGCGGTGGAAGCCGCGCTCGATCCAGCATCACAGGCTGCGTCGTAA
- a CDS encoding Hsp20/alpha crystallin family protein: MAEFPNNWMWSEACDMLARAERMHREFFRPAGPGMRAPSWQPPIDMLETDRNVLILVALPGVEPDRVEAVIDGSDLVVGGARVLPPELRTAVIHRLELPQGRFERRIPLPAGRYSAVHRSQVHGCILITLEKVTVSRG, from the coding sequence ATGGCTGAATTTCCCAACAATTGGATGTGGTCCGAGGCGTGCGACATGCTTGCCCGGGCGGAGCGGATGCACCGCGAGTTTTTTCGGCCCGCCGGCCCCGGTATGCGTGCGCCGTCCTGGCAGCCCCCCATTGATATGCTTGAGACCGATCGGAACGTTTTGATTCTGGTGGCGCTCCCCGGTGTCGAACCTGATCGCGTCGAGGCGGTGATCGATGGTTCCGACCTTGTGGTTGGGGGAGCGCGGGTTCTGCCGCCAGAGTTGCGGACCGCGGTGATCCATCGCCTCGAGTTACCGCAAGGCCGCTTCGAGCGGCGGATTCCTTTGCCGGCTGGCCGCTACAGCGCCGTTCACCGATCGCAGGTGCATGGCTGCATTCTGATTACGCTCGAGAAAGTGACGGTGTCCCGTGGCTGA
- a CDS encoding peptidase M29 codes for MLADRIEAKWIDAFCELFEKCAVKKGDTAAILSETQSRQLNVHLAELALLRLGARPFHVVVPTPRNEFPVPIRSTGASVAIGKLAPVVSALAQAGFVVDCTLEGLMHAPETPEILKAGARIMVISNEHPEALERMRPDPALENQVRNAARMLRGTKRMKVTSASGTDLDVDMTDAQTVGIWGWTEKPGTLAHWPGGIVVSFPKNKSVNGTLVLDRGDVNLTFKRYMAEPIRLDFKDDYITDIIGEGADAEMFRKYLAAWGDREAYAVSHVGFGMNPGARYEALSMYGQRDTNGTEIRAVAGNFLFSTGANEFAGRYTAGHFDLPVMKTTIALDNTIVVKDGVLQDVFG; via the coding sequence ATGCTGGCTGATCGCATCGAAGCAAAGTGGATCGACGCTTTCTGCGAATTGTTCGAGAAATGCGCGGTGAAGAAGGGCGACACCGCCGCCATTCTGTCCGAGACGCAGTCACGGCAGCTCAATGTGCATCTGGCAGAACTGGCCCTGCTGCGCCTCGGTGCGCGGCCGTTTCATGTCGTCGTGCCGACCCCGCGCAACGAATTTCCCGTGCCGATCCGTTCGACTGGGGCCAGTGTGGCGATCGGCAAGCTTGCGCCGGTGGTGTCCGCTTTGGCGCAGGCCGGGTTCGTGGTCGATTGCACGCTCGAAGGTCTGATGCATGCGCCGGAGACACCGGAGATTCTGAAAGCCGGCGCGCGCATCATGGTGATCTCTAACGAGCATCCGGAAGCGCTGGAGCGCATGCGGCCCGATCCTGCGCTGGAGAACCAGGTGCGTAATGCGGCGCGCATGCTGCGCGGCACGAAGCGCATGAAGGTGACATCGGCATCCGGTACGGATCTCGATGTCGACATGACCGACGCGCAGACGGTCGGCATCTGGGGCTGGACCGAAAAGCCGGGCACGCTGGCGCATTGGCCGGGCGGCATCGTTGTCAGCTTCCCGAAGAACAAGTCGGTCAACGGCACGCTGGTTCTCGACCGCGGCGATGTGAACCTGACCTTCAAGCGCTACATGGCCGAGCCGATCCGGCTCGATTTCAAGGATGATTACATCACCGACATCATCGGCGAGGGCGCTGACGCCGAGATGTTCCGCAAATATCTGGCGGCCTGGGGGGATCGCGAAGCCTACGCGGTGTCGCATGTCGGCTTCGGCATGAATCCGGGTGCGCGCTACGAGGCGCTGTCGATGTACGGACAGCGCGACACCAACGGCACCGAGATTCGTGCGGTCGCCGGCAACTTCCTGTTTTCGACGGGGGCCAATGAATTTGCCGGCCGCTATACCGCCGGGCATTTCGATCTGCCGGTCATGAAAACCACGATCGCGCTCGACAACACCATTGTCGTGAAGGACGGCGTGCTGCAGGACGTGTTCGGCTGA
- a CDS encoding ABC transporter permease has translation MTMNRRVAEIAIGAIPILMLLGLWEYLTVTKIAPPTLLPSPGAVFTRFVQLLGDSNFLGHAAVTLYRLFCGFGLAVIVGIGLGIAGVGSPLVGSLLRPVIRVLAPVPKIALYPAFMLTLGFDHASKIALVFADAMFPILLATYQGALAVDTKLVWSARAMGVSRTKALFTVVLTAALPSILTGCRIGLIISCIVVFLSEMISSTDGLGHLLVRAARNFQTVDMFVPIIAISVLGLLLNAAFNALRARLLVGFPEES, from the coding sequence ATGACCATGAATCGCCGCGTTGCCGAAATCGCGATCGGTGCGATCCCGATCCTGATGCTGCTGGGGCTGTGGGAATATCTCACGGTCACCAAGATCGCGCCGCCGACGCTGCTGCCGTCGCCGGGCGCGGTCTTCACGCGCTTCGTTCAGTTGCTCGGCGATTCAAATTTCCTGGGTCATGCTGCGGTCACGCTTTATCGGTTGTTCTGCGGCTTCGGCCTTGCGGTGATCGTCGGCATCGGCCTTGGCATTGCCGGCGTCGGGAGCCCGCTGGTCGGTTCGCTGCTGCGTCCGGTGATCCGCGTTCTCGCACCGGTGCCGAAGATCGCGCTCTATCCCGCCTTCATGCTGACGCTCGGCTTCGATCACGCCTCGAAGATCGCTCTCGTCTTTGCCGATGCGATGTTCCCGATCCTGCTGGCGACTTATCAGGGCGCGCTCGCGGTCGATACGAAACTGGTCTGGTCGGCGAGAGCCATGGGCGTGAGCCGCACCAAGGCCTTGTTCACCGTGGTATTGACGGCGGCCTTGCCATCGATCCTCACCGGCTGCAGGATCGGCCTTATCATTTCCTGCATCGTGGTTTTTCTGTCGGAGATGATATCGTCGACCGACGGGCTTGGGCATCTTCTTGTCCGGGCCGCGCGCAACTTCCAGACGGTGGACATGTTCGTGCCCATCATCGCGATTTCCGTTCTGGGACTGCTGCTGAACGCGGCATTCAATGCGTTGCGCGCGCGTCTGTTGGTCGGGTTCCCGGAGGAAAGCTGA
- a CDS encoding ABC transporter permease, with translation MKSLTAIPGVPPLIACFCLLLAWEFFARWLGLDSLPTAWDTLKSLPAILKDPRSLYDILSSVRRMAMGFAFALAFAIPVGLLMGRSRKVAAFFNPFFMIIYPVPKAALMPIIMLWLGIGEASKTLVIFLGVSLPVIYHTYQGSKAVGEKLLWSGAAMGMTPLQRLLRIALPAAMPEIMVGCRTGLVLALITMVTSEMIVRQAGIGNLLFNSLDLAQYEAVYATIIIVGVLGFVLDLIFEKLRGIVVGWADPVHQIAVGSA, from the coding sequence ATGAAGAGCCTCACCGCCATACCCGGGGTGCCGCCGCTGATCGCCTGTTTCTGCTTGCTGCTGGCGTGGGAGTTCTTCGCGCGGTGGCTTGGTCTCGATTCCTTGCCGACGGCCTGGGATACGCTCAAAAGCCTGCCGGCGATCCTGAAGGACCCGCGGTCGCTCTATGACATCCTGTCGTCGGTGCGCCGCATGGCGATGGGCTTTGCTTTCGCGCTCGCCTTTGCCATTCCGGTCGGGTTGTTGATGGGGCGCAGCCGCAAGGTCGCCGCCTTCTTCAACCCGTTCTTCATGATCATCTATCCAGTGCCGAAGGCGGCGCTGATGCCGATCATCATGCTGTGGCTTGGCATCGGTGAAGCGTCGAAGACGCTGGTGATCTTTCTCGGCGTGTCACTGCCGGTGATCTACCACACCTATCAGGGTTCGAAAGCCGTCGGCGAGAAGCTGCTCTGGTCCGGCGCAGCGATGGGTATGACTCCATTGCAACGGTTGCTTCGCATCGCGCTTCCTGCGGCGATGCCCGAAATCATGGTCGGTTGCCGCACCGGGCTCGTACTGGCGCTGATCACCATGGTGACCAGCGAAATGATCGTGCGGCAGGCCGGCATCGGCAATCTGTTGTTCAACTCGCTCGATCTTGCGCAATATGAAGCGGTCTATGCGACCATCATCATCGTCGGCGTGCTGGGCTTCGTTCTCGACCTGATCTTCGAGAAGCTGCGTGGCATCGTCGTCGGCTGGGCCGATCCTGTTCATCAGATCGCGGTGGGCTCGGCATGA